The following are from one region of the Stanieria cyanosphaera PCC 7437 genome:
- a CDS encoding CRR6 family NdhI maturation factor gives MTLIIELNNNSIDSLDLTPANKIINSLPEDQKITDYEQKLQFKINYQREESDPREFSEIPEIRLWFIRLDTAYPWLPYLLDWKTGELARYSAMLVPHQFSRGEGIIYNPEALEIFVMQKIFAIAEWLKQRGISSRFRLKSMAQILGYDLDDSFFDMLE, from the coding sequence ATGACTTTAATAATTGAATTAAATAATAACAGTATCGATAGTTTAGATTTAACTCCTGCTAATAAAATTATTAATTCCTTACCTGAAGACCAAAAAATTACTGATTACGAACAAAAATTACAGTTTAAGATTAATTATCAACGAGAGGAAAGCGATCCGCGGGAATTCTCAGAAATTCCAGAAATTAGATTGTGGTTTATTCGGTTAGATACTGCTTATCCTTGGTTACCTTATTTATTGGATTGGAAAACAGGAGAATTAGCACGTTATAGTGCCATGTTAGTTCCGCATCAATTTAGTCGTGGCGAAGGTATTATTTATAATCCTGAAGCTTTAGAAATCTTTGTGATGCAGAAAATTTTTGCGATCGCAGAATGGTTAAAACAAAGAGGAATTTCTAGTAGATTTCGTCTCAAATCAATGGCACAAATTTTAGGGTACGATCTTGATGATTCTTTTTTCGATATGCTTGAATAA
- a CDS encoding Fur family transcriptional regulator, whose product MNYQEATIKPIRSLTDALDRCQQLGMRVSRQRRYILELLWEKQQHLSAREIYDLLNQQGKEIGHTSVYQNLEALSSQGIIECLEKSDGRLYGNISDSHSHINCLDTNQIIDVNVELPKDLLEQIEKQTGVKITDYRIDFYGYKN is encoded by the coding sequence ATGAACTATCAAGAGGCAACTATTAAGCCGATTCGTTCTTTGACAGATGCCCTAGATCGTTGTCAACAGTTAGGAATGCGGGTTAGTCGTCAACGCCGTTATATCCTGGAATTACTCTGGGAAAAACAACAACATCTTTCCGCTAGAGAAATTTACGATCTGTTAAACCAACAGGGGAAAGAAATCGGTCACACGTCAGTTTATCAAAACTTAGAAGCATTATCTAGCCAAGGGATTATTGAATGTTTAGAAAAGTCTGATGGCAGACTATATGGTAACATTAGCGATTCTCATAGTCATATCAACTGTCTTGATACCAATCAGATTATCGATGTCAATGTAGAATTACCAAAAGATTTACTTGAACAGATTGAAAAACAAACTGGCGTAAAAATAACTGATTATCGAATTGATTTCTACGGTTATAAAAACTAA
- a CDS encoding type 1 glutamine amidotransferase domain-containing protein yields MSQELEGKNIAILVADGFEQVEMTEPRQAFKNAGANTHLISPVDEQVEGWNHFDKGDRFQVDVPLDQADPNNYDALLLPGGVANPDQLRTNQTAVKFIKSFFDAGKPVAAICHGPWTLIEADVVKGHKITSWPSLKTDLKNAGANWVDEEVVVDGNLVSSRKPDDIPAFIQAAIALASGKSA; encoded by the coding sequence ATGTCTCAAGAATTAGAAGGAAAAAATATTGCTATTTTAGTTGCTGATGGCTTTGAACAAGTAGAAATGACTGAGCCTCGACAAGCATTTAAAAATGCTGGAGCAAACACTCATCTCATTTCACCTGTCGACGAACAAGTAGAAGGTTGGAATCATTTTGATAAAGGCGATCGCTTTCAAGTTGATGTGCCTCTCGATCAAGCTGATCCTAATAATTATGATGCACTGTTACTACCTGGTGGAGTAGCTAATCCCGATCAATTACGGACTAATCAAACCGCAGTTAAATTTATCAAATCTTTTTTTGATGCAGGTAAACCTGTAGCAGCTATTTGTCATGGGCCCTGGACTCTAATTGAAGCAGATGTTGTCAAGGGACATAAAATAACTTCTTGGCCTTCTTTAAAAACAGACCTCAAAAATGCAGGTGCTAATTGGGTGGATGAAGAGGTAGTAGTAGACGGCAATTTGGTTAGCAGTCGCAAACCAGATGATATTCCTGCCTTTATTCAAGCTGCGATCGCTCTGGCTTCAGGCAAATCGGCTTAA
- a CDS encoding orange carotenoid protein N-terminal domain-containing protein codes for MSSTKNVAAEKVYYLHSLEIDEQLAILWYVYRDLIKEGITPEAERPNENLEESDSLIHKIKQMSPEEQLQIQRDFIIGKNRAEFQTYQQYSSNQKLFFWYRLAQEMEKAAVVRVPDDYRLSPDGQQLLNSVKQLSFTNQLVFLRDVVGLSAAENS; via the coding sequence ATGAGTTCTACCAAAAATGTAGCAGCAGAGAAAGTCTATTATCTTCATTCGCTTGAGATAGACGAACAGTTAGCTATTCTTTGGTATGTTTATCGGGATTTGATTAAAGAAGGTATCACTCCCGAAGCCGAACGTCCTAACGAGAATTTAGAAGAATCCGATAGTTTGATTCACAAAATTAAGCAAATGTCTCCCGAAGAGCAACTACAAATACAGCGTGACTTCATCATTGGGAAAAATAGAGCAGAATTTCAAACTTATCAACAATATTCTTCCAATCAAAAACTCTTTTTCTGGTATCGGCTAGCACAAGAGATGGAAAAAGCTGCTGTAGTTCGAGTACCAGATGATTATAGGTTGTCTCCCGACGGACAACAACTATTGAATTCGGTCAAACAATTATCTTTTACCAATCAACTAGTTTTTCTGCGAGATGTAGTTGGGCTTAGTGCTGCTGAAAATAGTTAA
- a CDS encoding SRPBCC family protein, whose protein sequence is MEQASQPQSTSNVQQDVENQSQWATTVINSHLVLKALKPYSLRAVFSQAEPSSLKNQTTSNPVEQLGQAIGLERNIQVEKTVTIGKSVAELYDYWRNLANLPKFMAHLRSIIVKDEYNSHWVANAPLNTTVEWDAQIIKDEPYRLIAWTSVEGANIDNCGFVRFQPATGKRGTEVKVVLEYNPPGGVIGSAIAKLFGEEPQQQIGDELNRLKQLMETGEITTTKGQSKGG, encoded by the coding sequence ATGGAACAAGCGAGCCAACCTCAATCAACCTCAAATGTCCAGCAGGATGTTGAAAATCAATCACAATGGGCAACTACCGTTATTAACAGTCATTTAGTACTTAAAGCTCTCAAGCCTTATTCTCTAAGAGCGGTTTTTAGTCAAGCTGAGCCATCTAGTCTCAAAAATCAAACAACTTCCAATCCAGTTGAACAGCTAGGACAAGCAATTGGACTTGAACGCAATATTCAAGTAGAAAAAACAGTCACGATTGGTAAATCAGTTGCAGAACTCTATGATTATTGGCGCAATTTAGCTAATTTACCCAAATTTATGGCTCATTTACGCTCGATTATCGTAAAAGATGAATATAATTCTCATTGGGTAGCTAATGCCCCCTTAAATACTACCGTAGAGTGGGATGCTCAAATTATTAAGGACGAACCTTATCGTCTGATAGCTTGGACTTCCGTTGAAGGTGCAAATATCGATAACTGTGGCTTCGTTCGCTTTCAACCTGCCACAGGAAAAAGAGGAACAGAAGTCAAAGTAGTGCTGGAATATAACCCACCAGGAGGCGTAATTGGTAGTGCGATCGCTAAGTTATTTGGCGAAGAACCTCAACAGCAAATTGGAGATGAACTAAATCGCCTAAAACAGTTGATGGAAACTGGCGAAATCACTACTACAAAAGGTCAATCAAAAGGAGGATGA
- a CDS encoding general stress protein encodes MATYKRAVGLFYSRDEAEAALRALKNDGFNMKRVNLIARDANQVTENTDLNYNEGNNADEGASTGASTGAVLGGLGGLLVGLGTLAIPGVGPILVAGEVATALATTLAGAGIGAAAGGIIGGLVGLGIPDEKAKIYSDRVAGGSYLLMIDGSENDVYRAERILRNRGIEEFGIYDASDLTNINRKTTVNIHRSVATEPIMREPAREMSVPDQDPDVTIVRKFEELP; translated from the coding sequence ATGGCTACTTACAAACGTGCAGTTGGTTTGTTTTATAGTCGTGATGAAGCAGAAGCTGCTCTTCGCGCCCTTAAAAATGACGGCTTTAATATGAAGCGAGTCAACCTGATTGCACGAGATGCAAACCAAGTAACTGAAAACACAGACTTGAACTATAACGAAGGCAATAATGCCGATGAAGGTGCAAGCACAGGTGCAAGTACCGGGGCAGTCTTAGGTGGTCTTGGTGGTTTATTAGTAGGTTTGGGTACGTTAGCTATTCCTGGTGTTGGTCCAATTCTTGTAGCTGGAGAAGTAGCTACTGCACTTGCTACTACTTTAGCTGGTGCGGGTATTGGTGCTGCTGCTGGTGGCATTATTGGCGGTTTGGTTGGTTTAGGCATTCCTGACGAAAAAGCCAAAATTTATAGCGATCGCGTTGCTGGTGGTAGTTATCTTCTGATGATCGATGGTTCTGAAAATGATGTTTACCGCGCTGAAAGAATTTTAAGAAATAGAGGTATTGAAGAGTTTGGCATTTATGATGCTTCCGATCTTACTAACATTAATAGAAAGACAACTGTAAATATTCACCGTTCAGTTGCTACAGAACCAATTATGAGAGAACCTGCTCGGGAAATGAGTGTTCCAGACCAAGATCCTGATGTAACTATCGTTAGAAAATTTGAAGAGTTACCCTAA
- a CDS encoding zinc-dependent alcohol dehydrogenase, which yields MKAVCWYGRHDVRVKSVPDPKILNPRDAIIKITSTAICGSDLHLYEGNIPTMESGDILGHEFMGEVVEVGQGVKNLNIGDRVVVPFTISCGGCFFCKRDLWSLCDNSNPNAWMAEKFYGHSPSGLFGYSHLLGGYAGGQAEYARVPYADVGPLKIPDGLSDEQVLFLTDIFPTGYMAAENADIEPGDTVAVWGCGPVGQFAIQSAYMLGAERVIAIDRVPERLKMAKEQGKAEIINYEEVDAGEALKEMTGGRGPDRCIDAVGMEAHGTDAMAMYDKVAQAVKLETGRPTALRQAIVACRKGGTVSIPGVYGGFVDKVPLGAVVNKALTLRSGQTHVHKYLRPLLERIQNGEIDPSFVISHRLNLDDAPKAYEIFRNKQDNCTKVVLKP from the coding sequence ATGAAAGCAGTTTGTTGGTACGGACGACACGATGTACGAGTAAAATCCGTACCAGACCCCAAAATTCTTAATCCTCGTGATGCCATCATCAAAATTACTTCTACTGCTATCTGCGGTTCGGACTTACATCTGTACGAAGGGAATATCCCTACGATGGAGTCAGGAGATATTTTAGGTCACGAATTTATGGGGGAAGTGGTAGAAGTAGGCCAAGGAGTCAAAAATTTAAACATAGGAGATCGCGTTGTCGTACCTTTTACTATTTCTTGTGGCGGTTGTTTCTTCTGTAAGCGTGATTTATGGTCTTTATGTGATAACTCCAACCCTAACGCCTGGATGGCAGAAAAGTTTTACGGACATTCTCCTTCAGGTTTGTTTGGTTATTCTCATCTCTTGGGTGGTTATGCTGGTGGACAAGCAGAATATGCCCGTGTTCCTTATGCAGATGTAGGACCACTAAAAATTCCTGATGGTTTAAGCGACGAACAAGTGTTATTTTTAACCGATATTTTTCCTACAGGTTATATGGCAGCCGAAAATGCTGATATTGAACCAGGAGATACAGTAGCTGTCTGGGGTTGTGGTCCTGTGGGACAGTTTGCTATTCAAAGTGCCTATATGTTGGGGGCAGAAAGAGTCATTGCAATTGACCGCGTTCCCGAACGGTTAAAAATGGCAAAAGAACAAGGTAAAGCTGAAATTATCAACTACGAAGAAGTCGATGCAGGAGAAGCCCTCAAAGAAATGACTGGTGGTAGAGGCCCAGATCGATGTATTGATGCAGTGGGAATGGAAGCACACGGTACAGATGCTATGGCAATGTACGACAAAGTGGCACAAGCCGTCAAATTAGAAACAGGAAGACCTACAGCCTTAAGACAAGCGATCGTTGCCTGTCGTAAAGGTGGTACTGTATCGATTCCTGGAGTTTATGGTGGTTTTGTTGATAAAGTGCCATTGGGTGCAGTTGTTAATAAAGCTTTAACTTTGCGGTCTGGTCAAACCCATGTTCATAAATATTTGCGACCTCTTTTAGAACGCATTCAAAATGGCGAAATCGATCCATCTTTTGTAATTTCCCATCGCCTGAATTTAGATGATGCGCCGAAAGCCTATGAAATTTTCCGCAATAAACAAGATAACTGCACCAAAGTAGTTCTCAAACCATAA
- the crtO gene encoding beta-carotene ketolase CrtO, which produces MQTYDVVIIGAGHNGLVCASYLLKEGYSVLLLEKRSIPGGGATTEEAMPEEAPGFKFNLCAIDHEFIHLGPVVEELELTKYGLEYLYCDPVTFCPHPDGKYFLAHKSVEKTCAEIARFNQRDAQKYGEFIDFWQRLTKGITPVFNAPPKSIVDIAGNYGLKNIQDLLSTLGGVDKTLDLVRTMLTSPKDSLEYWFDSEFLRAPLARLASEFGAPPSQKTIGIGSMMMSMRHHPGMARPRGGTGALTQALLNLVKDKGGVVLCDRSVESVLIDNNGKVEGVRVAGGEEYRANKAVISNIDAKRLFLQMLPDTAAPELHERLKRRIVNNNETILKIDCALSEAPRFERFDHKDEYLVGSVLIADSVDHVEEAHALPTMGKIPDENPSMYLDVPTVLDPSMAPEGKHTLWIEFFAPYQIAGKEGTGLKGTGWTDELKNKVADRVIDKLADYAPNVKNSIIARRVESPAELGERLGAYKGNYYHIDMTLDQMVFLRPLPEIANYKTPIEGLYLTGAGTHPGGSISGMPGRNCARIFLNEQNPVGQKIKEVGNTIKSAIENITKS; this is translated from the coding sequence ATGCAAACTTACGATGTTGTTATTATTGGAGCAGGTCACAACGGTTTAGTCTGTGCTTCTTATCTGCTTAAAGAAGGTTATAGCGTCCTGTTGTTGGAAAAACGCTCAATTCCTGGCGGTGGTGCGACAACGGAAGAAGCAATGCCCGAAGAAGCTCCAGGTTTTAAATTCAATCTCTGCGCAATTGACCACGAATTTATTCACCTAGGCCCTGTGGTCGAAGAATTAGAACTAACTAAGTATGGTTTGGAATATCTCTATTGCGACCCCGTTACCTTTTGTCCTCATCCCGATGGTAAATATTTTTTAGCTCATAAATCTGTAGAAAAAACTTGTGCTGAAATCGCTCGCTTCAATCAAAGAGATGCCCAAAAGTATGGAGAATTTATTGATTTTTGGCAACGACTAACTAAAGGAATTACTCCCGTTTTTAACGCTCCACCTAAATCAATTGTTGATATTGCTGGTAACTACGGACTGAAAAACATCCAAGATCTTTTATCTACCCTTGGTGGCGTTGATAAGACTTTAGATCTAGTCCGTACTATGCTTACCTCGCCCAAAGATAGCCTAGAATACTGGTTTGATTCGGAATTTCTCCGCGCTCCTTTAGCTAGACTCGCTTCCGAATTTGGTGCGCCTCCCTCCCAAAAAACCATTGGTATTGGTTCAATGATGATGTCAATGCGTCACCATCCAGGTATGGCAAGACCTCGTGGCGGAACAGGTGCATTAACTCAAGCTTTGTTAAACTTAGTTAAAGACAAAGGAGGCGTAGTTTTATGCGATCGCTCTGTTGAATCAGTTTTAATTGATAATAACGGTAAAGTTGAAGGTGTTAGAGTAGCTGGAGGCGAAGAATATCGCGCGAATAAAGCTGTCATCTCAAATATTGATGCCAAAAGATTGTTCTTGCAAATGCTACCCGACACAGCAGCACCTGAGCTACACGAACGACTTAAACGGCGAATCGTCAACAATAACGAAACTATTCTCAAAATCGACTGCGCTTTATCCGAAGCACCACGTTTTGAACGATTTGACCACAAAGACGAATACTTAGTTGGTTCAGTCTTAATTGCCGACTCGGTAGACCACGTTGAAGAAGCTCATGCTTTACCCACAATGGGCAAGATTCCCGACGAAAATCCTTCAATGTATCTCGATGTACCGACAGTATTAGACCCCAGTATGGCACCAGAAGGCAAACATACCTTGTGGATCGAGTTCTTTGCTCCCTATCAAATTGCAGGGAAAGAAGGAACTGGTTTGAAGGGAACGGGTTGGACTGATGAATTGAAAAATAAAGTAGCCGACCGAGTTATTGATAAATTAGCCGACTACGCTCCCAATGTGAAAAATTCGATTATTGCTCGTCGCGTCGAAAGTCCTGCTGAATTAGGTGAACGTCTTGGTGCGTATAAAGGTAACTACTATCACATTGATATGACTCTCGACCAGATGGTGTTTTTGCGGCCTTTACCAGAAATTGCTAATTATAAAACCCCCATTGAAGGATTGTATTTAACTGGGGCTGGTACTCATCCAGGTGGTTCAATTTCAGGAATGCCAGGACGTAATTGCGCCCGTATTTTTTTAAATGAACAAAATCCCGTCGGGCAAAAGATCAAAGAAGTTGGCAATACGATTAAGTCGGCGATTGAAAATATCACTAAATCTTAG
- a CDS encoding DUF2231 domain-containing protein: protein MQNINVNQESDSDNQVPYPNLPPLIESRQTEYVGSGVTSSVSIAGHPIHPVIVIFPVAFLSGAAGADIGYWLSEDFFWARAAFWLIGIGGLSGILAALIGIFDFVRVPRVRKRTAGWAHMLINVAALILTFVNFGLRLGNPVINVIPTGIIISLIVATLLAVGGWYGGELTFRHKVGVIGAEHSS from the coding sequence ATGCAAAATATCAACGTTAATCAAGAATCAGATTCAGATAATCAAGTTCCTTATCCCAATCTTCCACCTTTGATTGAAAGCAGACAAACTGAATATGTTGGTAGTGGAGTGACTAGTTCAGTATCAATTGCAGGACATCCCATCCATCCAGTTATAGTTATTTTCCCGGTAGCTTTTTTGAGTGGTGCTGCTGGTGCTGATATTGGTTATTGGCTGAGTGAAGACTTTTTCTGGGCGCGTGCTGCCTTTTGGTTGATTGGTATTGGTGGATTATCAGGTATTCTGGCTGCTTTAATTGGTATTTTTGATTTTGTTCGAGTTCCTAGAGTGCGTAAGCGTACTGCTGGCTGGGCGCATATGTTGATCAATGTGGCAGCTTTGATCCTAACTTTTGTAAACTTTGGCTTGCGCTTAGGTAATCCTGTGATCAATGTTATTCCGACTGGAATTATTATTTCTTTAATAGTAGCTACTTTACTTGCCGTTGGCGGTTGGTACGGTGGAGAGTTGACTTTTCGTCATAAAGTCGGCGTAATTGGTGCAGAGCATTCTTCATAG
- a CDS encoding DUF2243 domain-containing protein — MKTDLNRRPLIIAGILLGIGQGGFFDGIVFHQLLQWHHMFTNIETSQTVAGLELNTIGDGLFHVFDWLMTIAGIVALWLAGKRDDVPWSTSTLIGSILIGAGMFNVVEGIIDHHILQIHHVKPGINQLAWDLGFIAVGLVVAVIGWLIQKQPLEVEN, encoded by the coding sequence ATGAAAACTGATTTAAATCGTCGTCCCCTAATTATCGCGGGGATTTTACTTGGTATCGGTCAAGGTGGATTTTTTGATGGCATTGTCTTTCACCAGCTTTTGCAGTGGCATCATATGTTTACTAACATCGAAACAAGTCAAACCGTTGCTGGTTTAGAATTAAATACGATTGGAGATGGATTATTTCATGTTTTTGATTGGTTGATGACGATCGCAGGAATTGTTGCCCTGTGGTTAGCTGGAAAAAGAGATGATGTGCCTTGGTCAACTTCTACTTTGATTGGTTCTATTCTGATTGGGGCTGGTATGTTTAATGTAGTTGAAGGCATCATCGATCATCATATTTTGCAAATACATCACGTCAAACCAGGAATTAATCAATTAGCTTGGGATTTGGGTTTTATTGCAGTTGGTCTTGTAGTTGCTGTTATTGGTTGGTTGATTCAAAAACAGCCCCTTGAGGTAGAAAATTAA
- a CDS encoding TetR/AcrR family transcriptional regulator, with amino-acid sequence MKIKFDYRFDTEGFFNNAQKKAALEKAGAIWSSLLKDDFETIPVGVEFTITNPTKGNSEKIVLTQEIDDLLIFVGTNNFGNQSKQLTTVGSLGEAKVDGFDLQGDIFQRRISNNFRGKGAVSNFEPWAGIVTFNNTIDWDFSFNNPNTQKIDFISVALHEIGHILGFGTSAIFNKIGGDGKFDGVNALAVNKGNPIPLESDLAHVKEGFNQNTVLLDPFNNRGRNLPTPIDLALLADIGYQIEGFTTQGTTPSLATNGSETIFGSIIADKWSGLGGNDTIQGNAGNDTLFGGDGNDLIFGEVGEDSLFGEKGNDQLQGGVGNDSLSGGDGNDFLFGQDGNDTLSGDHGDDELQGGAQQDHIRGNAGNDNLFGDDGNDTLFGNEGNDYLSGGNGNDILIGGEGDDALDGKSGSDRFKFDLKSGKDTINDFTVAEDIIAISSDFGFNTPEEILKAITKTIPTTNGGFYSELVLSSGNVINIYHNAALKAANFEINRPLRVSAFNYNNSGFVVKFNQAIDLKSLNLYDGQDSTKDLPDLSLVSNTTGKTIKGSLIWNNKNNTLTFVKTGGILTPDDYTLTLASRADSFINLQKEWLDGNLDGQSGGNVVQKFKVANQNKRVLSLADFSRAPGHPIELSGTNPNQGWAVSLDNGSAITQVDFTLTYNADILGVTDLLVNPDLPDNWQIISKNLSNPGKASISIEGTTPLTKGEVDLVFLKAHIKPTAVYGKSSLLELTSVSLNHDKVDVIGDSAVAQVAYLGDSSGNKTYSGLDATLISRLAVGLDTGLDAYPLTDPNAIVDINRDGVISALDASLVAQHANGRTVDLIA; translated from the coding sequence ATGAAAATTAAATTTGATTACCGTTTTGATACGGAAGGTTTTTTTAATAATGCTCAAAAAAAAGCTGCTTTAGAAAAAGCTGGAGCAATTTGGTCATCTTTGTTGAAAGATGATTTTGAAACTATTCCTGTTGGTGTTGAATTTACTATAACTAATCCGACAAAAGGAAATTCTGAAAAAATTGTTTTAACACAAGAAATTGACGATCTTTTAATCTTTGTTGGTACAAATAATTTTGGCAATCAATCTAAGCAGTTAACTACCGTAGGAAGTTTGGGTGAAGCAAAAGTAGATGGTTTTGATCTACAAGGAGATATTTTTCAAAGAAGAATTAGTAATAATTTCCGCGGTAAAGGTGCTGTTAGCAATTTTGAACCATGGGCAGGAATAGTTACTTTTAATAATACAATTGACTGGGATTTTAGTTTTAATAATCCTAATACTCAAAAAATAGATTTTATTTCCGTTGCGCTTCATGAAATTGGTCATATTTTGGGATTTGGAACTTCTGCTATTTTTAATAAAATTGGTGGAGACGGAAAATTTGATGGAGTTAATGCGTTAGCTGTTAATAAAGGTAATCCCATTCCTTTAGAATCCGATTTAGCTCATGTTAAAGAAGGCTTTAATCAAAATACTGTTTTATTAGATCCTTTTAATAATCGAGGACGCAATTTACCAACACCAATAGATTTAGCTTTGTTGGCAGATATTGGTTACCAAATTGAAGGTTTTACTACTCAAGGAACAACACCATCCCTCGCTACTAATGGTTCCGAAACGATTTTTGGCTCAATTATTGCCGACAAATGGAGTGGGTTGGGTGGTAACGATACTATTCAGGGAAATGCAGGTAATGATACTCTCTTCGGTGGCGATGGTAATGATTTGATCTTTGGTGAAGTTGGAGAAGACTCACTCTTTGGTGAAAAAGGCAATGATCAACTCCAAGGAGGGGTAGGAAATGATTCTCTCTCTGGAGGAGACGGGAATGATTTTCTTTTTGGTCAAGATGGTAATGATACTTTATCAGGCGATCATGGTGACGACGAATTACAAGGAGGCGCACAACAAGACCACATTCGGGGAAATGCAGGTAATGATAATCTGTTTGGCGATGACGGGAATGATACTTTGTTTGGTAATGAAGGTAATGATTATTTATCAGGAGGAAATGGTAATGACATTTTAATTGGTGGAGAAGGTGATGATGCTTTAGACGGAAAGTCAGGAAGCGATCGCTTTAAATTTGATCTCAAGAGTGGGAAAGATACGATTAATGATTTTACTGTCGCTGAGGATATTATTGCAATCTCTAGTGATTTTGGTTTTAATACTCCCGAAGAAATTCTTAAAGCAATTACAAAAACTATTCCTACTACCAATGGAGGATTCTATTCTGAACTTGTTCTCTCTTCAGGTAATGTAATTAATATTTATCATAATGCTGCTCTAAAAGCAGCTAATTTTGAAATTAATCGTCCTTTGCGAGTTAGTGCCTTTAACTATAATAATTCTGGATTTGTGGTTAAGTTTAATCAAGCGATCGATCTAAAGAGTTTAAATCTCTACGATGGGCAAGATAGTACAAAAGATTTACCAGATCTGAGTTTGGTTAGTAATACTACTGGAAAAACTATAAAAGGTTCACTGATTTGGAATAATAAGAATAATACTCTTACCTTTGTTAAAACGGGTGGCATTCTAACTCCAGATGACTATACTTTAACTCTTGCTAGTCGAGCCGATAGTTTTATTAACTTACAAAAAGAATGGTTAGACGGAAATTTAGATGGTCAATCGGGCGGAAATGTAGTACAAAAATTCAAGGTTGCCAATCAAAACAAAAGAGTTTTATCCTTAGCAGATTTTAGTCGCGCACCAGGACATCCGATTGAGCTTTCTGGAACTAATCCTAATCAGGGTTGGGCAGTTAGCTTAGATAATGGTTCGGCAATTACTCAAGTAGATTTTACTTTAACTTACAATGCTGATATTCTCGGTGTGACTGATTTGTTAGTTAATCCCGATTTACCCGATAATTGGCAGATAATTAGCAAAAATCTGAGTAATCCTGGTAAAGCATCCATCTCTATTGAAGGAACTACTCCTCTAACCAAGGGTGAAGTCGATTTAGTTTTTCTCAAAGCACACATCAAACCAACTGCTGTTTATGGTAAGTCTAGTTTATTGGAGTTGACTTCGGTTAGCCTTAATCACGATAAAGTTGATGTAATTGGAGATAGTGCAGTTGCTCAAGTTGCTTATTTAGGAGACAGTAGTGGCAATAAAACCTACAGTGGTTTAGATGCTACCTTGATCTCTCGTTTAGCTGTTGGTCTTGATACAGGTTTAGATGCTTATCCTTTAACCGATCCTAATGCGATCGTAGATATTAATCGAGATGGAGTAATTTCTGCTTTGGATGCTTCGTTGGTCGCTCAACACGCTAATGGCAGAACAGTTGACTTAATTGCTTAA
- a CDS encoding alpha/beta fold hydrolase produces MNLNQSNNSPEYLLFVQHGWDDNSKDISRLAQALIKTNNTLLIAPSLGKVKTWLRIEPLIKHVELIATKIINQYPQTPIKIIGHSMGGLIWLEVLERNPQWWQKVHSLILIGSPIGGAHIARMIDPWELGIGIARDLGKNRRLIAEKIAQNIPTLTIAGELGFGSDGLVTLAATKFDYCQFVSVSGIVHAALKCHPRLVPIIQDFWQIPQITATLETNLANQLIKKLQSLPGMTDGHWQYFTKAQMYFSFPEGIALYTWKNSFGINHIFVSNQDQKCLYAGYVGWLHAAQLRQSLVKLKQEI; encoded by the coding sequence ATGAATCTAAATCAATCAAATAATTCCCCAGAATATCTTTTATTTGTTCAACATGGCTGGGATGATAATAGTAAAGATATTAGCAGATTAGCTCAAGCATTAATTAAAACTAATAATACTCTCTTAATTGCTCCTAGTTTAGGTAAGGTTAAAACTTGGCTTAGAATAGAACCACTGATTAAACACGTAGAACTAATTGCTACTAAAATAATTAATCAATATCCCCAAACACCAATCAAAATTATTGGTCATTCTATGGGTGGATTAATTTGGTTAGAAGTTCTTGAGCGTAATCCTCAATGGTGGCAAAAAGTACATTCTTTAATCTTAATTGGTTCACCGATTGGTGGCGCACATATAGCTAGAATGATCGATCCTTGGGAACTTGGAATCGGTATAGCTAGAGATTTGGGTAAAAATCGCCGTTTAATTGCAGAAAAAATTGCTCAAAATATCCCTACTTTAACTATTGCAGGAGAACTTGGTTTTGGCAGTGATGGTTTAGTTACTTTGGCAGCAACTAAATTTGATTACTGTCAATTTGTCTCTGTTTCAGGAATTGTTCACGCAGCTTTAAAATGTCATCCCCGTCTCGTGCCAATTATTCAAGATTTTTGGCAGATTCCTCAAATTACAGCAACTTTAGAAACGAATTTAGCTAATCAATTAATAAAAAAATTACAATCTTTACCAGGCATGACTGATGGTCATTGGCAATATTTTACAAAAGCGCAAATGTATTTTTCTTTTCCTGAAGGAATTGCTCTTTATACTTGGAAAAATTCGTTTGGAATCAATCATATTTTTGTATCCAATCAAGACCAAAAATGTCTTTATGCTGGTTATGTTGGTTGGTTGCACGCAGCACAATTACGTCAATCTCTAGTTAAATTAAAACAAGAAATATAG